The following are from one region of the Mycolicibacterium diernhoferi genome:
- a CDS encoding LLM class flavin-dependent oxidoreductase produces the protein MKFGIFNIPYSRAYSHGKRTAKQVIDWDLTLTKWADEYNWSEAYFAEHYTLGGEPSPAPDAMIAAASQITSQIKLGAAAHLLAYHNPIALAHRIMWLDHMTEGRYIAGFAPGAFPSDAQLFNTGKQNPEMMTEALEIIESIWSKKGPFRIEGKYWTVDMPAYDDDIHGPHLVPKQERIPVIMTGMQAKSPTLAVAGRNGYFPMSQQVHNSVLKEHWATYAEAAEAAGHTPNRADWRICRDVFVADTDEEAREGYLNGAMGDLWGNYNIPTFIKLGIGEMMTGGTITLEELSAEWMVDNFHFVGSPETVAAKIEELYNEVGGFGSLISFGHEYTDNPDVYRRSFELVGTKVLPQVAHLKP, from the coding sequence ATGAAGTTCGGCATCTTCAACATCCCCTATTCGCGCGCCTATTCACACGGCAAGCGCACGGCCAAGCAGGTCATCGACTGGGACCTGACGCTGACCAAGTGGGCGGATGAGTACAACTGGTCGGAGGCCTACTTTGCCGAGCACTACACCCTCGGTGGGGAGCCCAGCCCGGCACCGGACGCGATGATCGCGGCCGCCTCGCAGATCACCTCGCAGATCAAGCTCGGCGCCGCTGCCCACCTGCTGGCCTACCACAACCCGATCGCGTTGGCGCACCGCATCATGTGGCTGGACCACATGACCGAGGGACGCTACATCGCGGGCTTCGCTCCCGGCGCGTTCCCCAGTGACGCTCAGCTCTTCAACACCGGTAAGCAGAACCCGGAGATGATGACCGAGGCGCTGGAGATCATCGAGAGCATCTGGTCCAAGAAGGGACCGTTCCGGATCGAGGGTAAGTACTGGACCGTCGACATGCCGGCCTACGACGACGACATCCACGGACCGCACCTGGTGCCCAAGCAGGAGCGCATCCCGGTGATCATGACCGGCATGCAGGCCAAGTCGCCGACCCTGGCCGTGGCCGGTCGCAACGGCTACTTCCCGATGAGCCAGCAGGTGCACAACTCGGTGCTCAAGGAGCACTGGGCCACCTACGCCGAGGCTGCCGAGGCCGCCGGTCACACGCCCAACCGGGCCGACTGGCGCATCTGTCGCGACGTGTTCGTCGCCGACACCGACGAGGAGGCACGCGAGGGCTACCTCAACGGTGCGATGGGTGATCTGTGGGGCAACTACAACATCCCCACCTTCATCAAGCTCGGCATCGGCGAGATGATGACCGGCGGCACCATCACGCTGGAGGAGCTGTCCGCCGAGTGGATGGTGGACAACTTCCACTTCGTGGGTTCGCCGGAGACTGTCGCCGCCAAGATCGAGGAGCTGTACAACGAGGTCGGCGGCTTCGGCTCGCTGATCTCCTTCGGCCACGAGTACACCGACAACCCGGACGTCTACCGACGCAGCTTCGAACTCGTCGGCACCAAGGTGCTGCCCCAGGTCGCGCACCTGAAGCCCTGA
- a CDS encoding flavin reductase family protein, translating into MRTEQSADYRTVMGNFPTGVVVVSGLADGTPVGLTVQSFMSLSLDPPMILLSVDRKSTSWPLIAATGKFAVNVMAADQQAVALTFAKSGTDKFAEMRWAPGTETGVPLIEGSHTWIEAQVADTFDGGDHVIITADVLSMQLAQDERSEPLVFFRSSFRQLGTPDL; encoded by the coding sequence GTGAGGACAGAACAGAGTGCGGATTACCGCACGGTGATGGGCAACTTCCCGACGGGCGTGGTGGTGGTCAGTGGCCTGGCCGACGGTACGCCTGTCGGTCTGACGGTTCAGTCCTTCATGTCCCTGTCACTCGACCCGCCGATGATCCTGCTGTCGGTGGATCGGAAGTCGACCAGTTGGCCGCTGATCGCGGCGACCGGGAAGTTCGCGGTCAACGTGATGGCGGCAGATCAACAGGCGGTGGCGCTGACCTTCGCCAAGTCGGGCACGGACAAGTTCGCCGAGATGCGTTGGGCGCCGGGCACGGAAACCGGGGTCCCGTTGATCGAGGGTTCGCATACCTGGATCGAGGCGCAGGTGGCGGACACCTTCGACGGTGGAGACCACGTGATCATCACCGCCGATGTACTGAGTATGCAACTGGCACAAGACGAGCGGTCCGAGCCGCTGGTGTTTTTCCGATCCAGTTTCCGGCAGCTCGGCACGCCGGATCTGTAA
- a CDS encoding 3,4-dihydroxy-2-butanone-4-phosphate synthase, whose amino-acid sequence MNTKLLAAELDEPTPVSELGAERVRRACSAMTAGEPVVLSDGTESSLVLLSSAATPAGVSRLIKAGSGLLFVAVEQDRLRQLRIPPMAADHHSSSSRFHVAVDAAVGIGTGISATDRARTVRLISDPACGIDDFVRPGHVIPVAADMTPPHAPGTAELALALARLAADSVPTATYCALTSEGDPSSVAGPEEGAAIARQNGLAYVLREDVLAAFYRAR is encoded by the coding sequence ATGAACACGAAACTGCTTGCTGCAGAACTGGATGAGCCGACACCAGTATCCGAACTGGGCGCCGAACGGGTCCGCCGGGCATGCAGCGCGATGACCGCCGGCGAGCCGGTCGTGCTGTCCGACGGCACGGAATCCTCGCTGGTGCTGCTGAGCTCGGCGGCGACCCCGGCCGGGGTGTCCCGGCTGATCAAGGCGGGCTCGGGCCTGCTCTTCGTCGCCGTAGAACAAGATCGGCTGCGCCAGTTGCGCATTCCTCCGATGGCCGCCGACCACCATTCGTCGAGCAGTCGTTTCCATGTCGCGGTGGACGCCGCAGTCGGGATCGGAACCGGAATCTCGGCAACCGACCGCGCACGCACCGTTCGCCTGATCAGCGATCCCGCTTGTGGCATAGACGATTTCGTCCGTCCCGGGCACGTGATCCCGGTAGCCGCCGACATGACTCCACCGCATGCACCCGGCACCGCCGAACTGGCACTCGCGCTGGCCCGCCTGGCCGCCGATTCTGTGCCCACCGCGACATACTGCGCACTGACTTCCGAAGGCGATCCCAGCTCGGTGGCCGGGCCCGAGGAGGGCGCTGCGATCGCCCGGCAGAACGGGCTCGCATACGTCCTGCGTGAGGATGTGCTGGCCGCGTTCTACCGGGCGCGGTAG
- a CDS encoding helix-turn-helix domain-containing protein, whose amino-acid sequence MSDQPLLRNESGTARERNPHEPVDELEFEAAIGRNVRQLRQQHGLTVADMAARVGISKAMMSKIENAQTSCSLSTLALLARGLDVPVTSLFRGADVERPAAFVKAGTGAEIVRNGTKQGHEYQLLSSLRGEHKRLECLHVTLTEKSQTYPLFQHPGTEFIYMLEGVMDYSHSRSVYRLHPGDSLQMDGEGAHGPVDLVELPIRFLSVIAFPDSQV is encoded by the coding sequence GTGAGCGACCAACCGCTGCTTCGCAATGAGTCCGGAACCGCTCGGGAACGGAATCCGCACGAACCGGTCGACGAGCTGGAGTTCGAGGCCGCGATCGGCCGGAATGTGCGCCAACTACGCCAGCAGCATGGGCTGACCGTGGCGGACATGGCGGCCCGGGTCGGCATCTCCAAGGCGATGATGTCCAAGATCGAGAACGCCCAGACCTCCTGCAGCCTGTCGACGCTGGCGCTGTTGGCCCGCGGGCTCGACGTCCCGGTGACCAGTCTGTTCCGCGGGGCCGATGTGGAACGACCGGCGGCGTTCGTGAAGGCCGGGACCGGTGCGGAGATCGTGCGCAACGGCACCAAGCAGGGACACGAGTATCAGCTGCTGAGCTCGCTGCGGGGCGAGCACAAGCGCCTCGAGTGCCTGCACGTGACGCTCACCGAGAAGAGCCAGACCTACCCGCTGTTCCAGCATCCCGGCACGGAGTTCATCTACATGCTCGAAGGGGTGATGGACTACAGCCACAGCCGGTCGGTGTACCGGTTGCATCCCGGCGATTCCCTGCAGATGGATGGTGAGGGCGCGCACGGGCCGGTGGACCTGGTGGAGTTGCCCATCCGGTTCCTGTCGGTGATCGCGTTCCCGGACTCTCAGGTCTGA
- a CDS encoding WXG100 family type VII secretion target — MGQSVEVVTSELHLAADRLSGAGQRLQDGLSAVDLESGNLLGSGWHGEAAAAFDKYWDQWHNGAGQVIRALQTMSDALNVAARNYAATDENAGGALDGTMQGSGGGVAGGAGVSGSGQVPNLSQQMNLGDVVQPMSQAVGMPAQLGEQLTGGLTQAGQMAAGAAQQAVQMATAPAQQVETDAEAAGGAEPMEKAPVERPVEPGAESQTEREL, encoded by the coding sequence ATGGGGCAGTCGGTCGAGGTCGTGACCTCGGAGTTGCACCTGGCAGCGGACCGTTTGAGCGGGGCCGGGCAGCGTCTGCAGGACGGTCTGTCCGCGGTTGATCTTGAGAGCGGCAACCTGCTCGGATCCGGCTGGCACGGCGAGGCGGCGGCGGCGTTCGACAAGTACTGGGACCAATGGCACAACGGTGCGGGGCAGGTGATCCGCGCCCTGCAGACCATGTCGGACGCCCTCAACGTGGCTGCCCGGAACTACGCGGCGACCGACGAGAACGCCGGCGGCGCGTTGGACGGGACCATGCAGGGCAGCGGCGGTGGCGTCGCAGGTGGGGCCGGTGTCTCCGGCTCCGGGCAGGTACCGAACCTTTCCCAGCAGATGAACCTCGGAGACGTCGTGCAACCGATGTCACAGGCGGTGGGGATGCCCGCCCAGCTGGGCGAGCAACTGACCGGCGGGTTGACCCAGGCCGGACAGATGGCCGCCGGTGCCGCCCAGCAAGCGGTGCAGATGGCCACCGCGCCGGCGCAGCAGGTCGAGACCGACGCGGAGGCGGCCGGTGGTGCGGAGCCGATGGAGAAGGCGCCGGTGGAGCGGCCTGTGGAGCCCGGGGCGGAGTCCCAGACTGAGCGCGAGTTGTGA
- a CDS encoding SHOCT domain-containing protein encodes MWDSFWDYFWSLLVIFAFIAYLIILFNILTDLFWRDHKTSGWVKAIWVFFLIVFPYLTALIYLIARGKGMAERAQAAAVAARQETDEYIRQAAGRSPAQEIADAKSLLDSGAISPDEYEALKAKAMSYTVPPTGQESR; translated from the coding sequence GTGTGGGATTCATTCTGGGACTATTTCTGGTCGTTGCTCGTCATCTTCGCGTTCATCGCGTACCTGATCATCCTGTTCAACATCCTCACGGACTTGTTCTGGCGTGACCACAAGACCTCAGGCTGGGTGAAGGCGATCTGGGTGTTCTTCCTGATCGTCTTCCCCTATCTGACGGCGCTGATCTACCTCATCGCCCGGGGCAAGGGGATGGCCGAACGGGCGCAGGCCGCGGCCGTGGCCGCCAGGCAGGAGACCGACGAGTACATCAGACAGGCTGCCGGCCGGTCGCCGGCGCAGGAGATCGCCGACGCCAAATCCCTGCTGGATTCGGGGGCCATCAGCCCGGACGAGTACGAAGCGCTGAAAGCCAAGGCGATGAGTTACACCGTGCCGCCGACGGGACAGGAGTCCCGGTAG
- a CDS encoding NAD-glutamate dehydrogenase domain-containing protein — protein sequence MIPHASFFDAERQTALAGDDIAVGVTDTAEEGRLRFSLSALHPVPLRRMLPALESMDLEVINEHTNSWNRPDGSVCHVYDLVLDTNGPVASEQICDTFRAVWAGRIEADRFNALIPVAGLHWRQVAVLRSYSRYLRQLPMPYGQNRIQQVLLDNPGAAVAAVALFETRFKDGADAAAIEAADERLAAEIDRVAHIDADRVLRAYRNLINATVRTNAFHDGAFSAAAPYLVHKFDAQQIDELPQPRPLSEIFVYAPEFEGLHLRFGLVARGGLRWSDRHDDYRAEVLGLVKAQAVKNAVIVPVGAKGVFVVRQPAAGREEALHCYRHFVSALLDVVDNDTEGEDPYLVVAADKGTATFSDAANAVALERGYWLGDAFASGGSAGYDHKSMGITARGAWVSGDSHLEELGIDADADEFRVVGIGDMSGDVFGNGMLLRRGIRLVAAFDHRHIFVDPVPSAEAARGERERLFALPRSSWDDYDRTLISAGGGVWSRESKTIAVSEQMRRSLGITESPTHLTPNDLIGHILRAPVDVLFNGGIGTYVKAGDEQHSEVADKVNDGVRVNAADVRARVIVEGGNLGVSPRGRVEFARRGGHINTDAIDNAAGVDCSDHEVNLKILLAGRFPIAERDALLAEMTDEVAAHVLANNTAHNRLLRDSRSDAAALVSVHARMISMLEDKRGLHREREQLPSAEEFAAMAKSGAGLTRPELATLMAHAKLDLKAELLASEEFEDPYFTAALHRYFPATLRRRLGAQVEEHPLRREIIATTVVNHLLATSGLTYAFRLAEETGATAGDIVRAHAIVSEVFDLDQLWDDIHSAALTPALTDALIVESRRLLDRASRWFLLNRPQPLSIADEIARFGHPVATLRGKLPEMLRGDELATAGRIFDDFVGRGTPAGVAGRISESLYAYSLLDIVDMALADGEDATHLAHIYFELSAHLGVDHLLLAVSALPRGGRWNGLARLALRQDLYRSLRDLAREVNRMVGAGPGPVDIIAEFEAYNRPRIERARRTLQDFLAVENPDLAVVSVAATQIRRLTNANQPG from the coding sequence GTGATCCCGCACGCCTCGTTCTTCGATGCCGAACGTCAGACCGCCCTGGCAGGTGATGACATCGCGGTCGGTGTGACCGATACCGCCGAGGAGGGCCGACTGCGGTTCTCGCTGTCCGCGCTGCATCCGGTGCCGCTGCGCCGGATGCTGCCCGCACTCGAGAGCATGGACCTCGAGGTCATCAACGAGCACACCAACTCCTGGAACAGGCCGGACGGGTCCGTGTGCCACGTCTACGATCTGGTGCTGGACACGAACGGCCCGGTCGCGTCCGAGCAGATCTGCGACACCTTCCGCGCCGTCTGGGCGGGCCGGATCGAAGCCGACCGGTTCAATGCCCTGATCCCGGTGGCCGGCCTGCACTGGCGACAGGTCGCGGTGTTGCGTAGCTACAGCCGCTACCTGCGGCAGCTGCCGATGCCCTACGGCCAGAACCGTATTCAGCAGGTGCTGCTGGACAACCCGGGCGCGGCCGTCGCCGCGGTGGCACTGTTCGAGACGCGGTTCAAGGACGGCGCCGACGCCGCGGCGATCGAGGCAGCCGATGAGCGACTCGCCGCCGAGATCGACCGGGTCGCCCATATCGACGCCGACCGTGTCCTGCGTGCCTACCGCAATCTGATCAACGCGACCGTGCGCACCAACGCCTTCCACGACGGTGCGTTCAGCGCGGCGGCGCCGTACCTGGTGCACAAGTTCGATGCCCAGCAGATCGACGAACTGCCGCAGCCCCGACCACTGTCCGAGATCTTCGTCTACGCACCGGAGTTCGAGGGGCTGCACCTGCGCTTCGGCCTGGTGGCCCGCGGCGGGCTGCGCTGGTCGGACCGCCACGACGACTACCGCGCCGAGGTGCTCGGATTGGTCAAGGCCCAGGCGGTGAAGAACGCGGTGATCGTTCCGGTCGGCGCCAAGGGGGTCTTCGTGGTCAGGCAGCCGGCCGCGGGCCGCGAGGAGGCGCTGCACTGCTACCGGCATTTCGTCTCCGCCCTGCTCGACGTCGTCGACAACGACACCGAGGGCGAGGATCCCTACCTCGTGGTGGCCGCCGACAAGGGCACCGCCACCTTCTCCGACGCGGCCAACGCCGTGGCGCTGGAACGCGGCTACTGGCTCGGCGACGCGTTTGCCTCCGGCGGATCGGCCGGCTACGACCACAAGTCGATGGGCATCACCGCCCGGGGCGCCTGGGTCAGCGGTGACAGCCATCTCGAAGAGCTCGGAATCGACGCTGATGCCGATGAATTCCGGGTTGTCGGCATCGGGGACATGAGCGGTGACGTGTTCGGCAACGGGATGCTGCTGCGCCGCGGCATCAGACTCGTGGCCGCCTTCGACCACCGGCACATCTTCGTCGACCCGGTCCCTTCGGCCGAGGCCGCCCGCGGCGAGCGGGAGCGACTGTTCGCGCTGCCGCGCTCGTCCTGGGACGACTACGACCGCACCCTGATCAGCGCGGGCGGCGGGGTCTGGTCCCGCGAGTCCAAGACCATCGCGGTGTCCGAGCAGATGCGCCGGTCTCTCGGCATCACCGAATCACCCACGCACCTGACCCCCAACGACCTGATCGGCCATATCCTGCGGGCCCCCGTCGATGTGCTGTTCAACGGCGGCATCGGCACCTATGTGAAGGCCGGCGACGAGCAACACAGCGAGGTCGCCGACAAGGTGAACGACGGCGTGCGGGTGAACGCCGCCGACGTCCGGGCCCGGGTCATCGTGGAGGGAGGCAACCTCGGGGTATCGCCGCGCGGGCGGGTCGAATTCGCCCGCCGCGGTGGGCACATCAACACCGATGCCATCGACAACGCGGCCGGCGTGGACTGCTCCGATCACGAGGTCAATCTGAAGATCCTGCTGGCCGGCCGCTTCCCGATCGCCGAGCGGGACGCGCTGCTGGCCGAGATGACCGACGAGGTCGCCGCCCACGTCCTGGCCAACAACACCGCGCACAACCGACTGCTGCGCGATTCGCGCTCCGACGCGGCCGCATTGGTCAGCGTGCACGCCCGGATGATCTCGATGTTGGAGGACAAGCGCGGCCTGCACCGCGAGCGGGAGCAGCTGCCCAGCGCCGAGGAGTTCGCGGCGATGGCCAAATCCGGTGCGGGCCTGACCCGCCCCGAGCTGGCCACCCTGATGGCGCACGCCAAGCTCGATCTCAAGGCCGAACTGCTGGCATCCGAAGAGTTCGAGGACCCGTATTTCACGGCCGCGCTGCACCGGTACTTCCCGGCCACGTTGCGCCGTCGGCTCGGCGCACAGGTCGAAGAGCATCCGTTGCGCCGCGAGATCATCGCCACCACGGTGGTCAACCACCTGCTGGCCACCTCCGGTCTGACCTACGCCTTCCGGCTGGCCGAAGAGACCGGAGCCACCGCGGGCGATATCGTGCGGGCGCACGCGATCGTGTCCGAGGTCTTCGACCTCGATCAGCTCTGGGACGACATCCATTCCGCGGCACTGACCCCCGCCCTCACCGATGCGCTGATCGTGGAGAGTCGCCGTCTGCTCGACCGTGCTTCCCGTTGGTTCCTGCTGAATCGGCCCCAGCCGCTGTCCATCGCCGATGAGATCGCCCGGTTCGGCCATCCTGTCGCGACATTGCGCGGCAAGTTGCCCGAGATGCTGCGCGGGGACGAACTCGCCACCGCCGGACGGATCTTCGATGACTTCGTCGGCCGCGGAACCCCGGCCGGTGTCGCCGGCAGGATCAGCGAATCCCTGTACGCCTACAGCCTTCTCGACATCGTCGACATGGCGCTTGCCGACGGTGAGGATGCCACGCACCTGGCGCACATCTATTTCGAGCTCTCGGCACATCTCGGGGTCGACCATCTGCTGCTGGCCGTCTCCGCGCTGCCGCGCGGCGGCCGCTGGAACGGGCTGGCCCGGCTGGCGCTGCGTCAAGACCTGTACCGGTCACTGCGCGACCTGGCCAGGGAGGTGAACCGGATGGTCGGCGCCGGGCCGGGCCCGGTGGACATCATCGCCGAGTTCGAGGCCTACAACCGGCCGCGGATCGAACGGGCGCGGCGCACTCTGCAGGATTTCCTCGCCGTCGAGAATCCCGACCTGGCGGTGGTGTCGGTGGCGGCCACCCAGATCCGCCGGCTCACCAACGCGAATCAGCCGGGCTGA
- a CDS encoding TetR/AcrR family transcriptional regulator — translation MALVEAALQIIRESGVKSVTHRKVCSYAGVALGSSTYHYENLDNLILDAFAHYVERVSVRYENHFEGATSDDDLVDAILTLVNAMTTDMGNAILEWELLAEAGRQDAYRELGHKWSSRARTAVERYVSPRVAHMLETIWDGSTVHRVLNGTELDDAGLRELLKATLALDPARGYPRRQEAAKPAKKPTKKAATRRKAS, via the coding sequence ATGGCCCTCGTCGAGGCCGCACTCCAGATCATCCGCGAATCCGGGGTCAAGAGCGTCACACACCGCAAGGTGTGCAGCTACGCCGGCGTGGCGCTGGGTAGCAGCACCTATCACTACGAGAACCTCGACAACCTCATTCTCGATGCGTTCGCGCATTACGTGGAGCGCGTCTCGGTCCGCTACGAGAACCACTTCGAGGGCGCAACCTCGGACGATGACCTGGTCGACGCGATTCTCACGCTGGTCAACGCGATGACGACCGATATGGGCAATGCGATTCTGGAATGGGAACTGCTGGCCGAGGCCGGCCGCCAGGACGCATACCGGGAACTCGGCCACAAGTGGTCCAGTCGGGCTCGCACGGCGGTCGAACGCTACGTGTCGCCGAGGGTCGCCCACATGCTGGAGACGATCTGGGACGGGTCCACCGTGCATCGGGTACTCAATGGCACCGAACTGGACGACGCCGGCCTGCGTGAGCTCCTCAAAGCCACCCTCGCGCTGGACCCCGCCAGGGGCTATCCGCGTCGGCAGGAAGCGGCCAAGCCGGCGAAAAAGCCTACAAAGAAGGCGGCTACCAGGCGAAAGGCCTCGTAG
- a CDS encoding cupin domain-containing protein, whose translation MIKRYDPLTVELTESEKPGNPPARSAVLYTADGQKHGVWEAEPGVHNGYQGQETVVILQGRATVTVESGQTVEVGQGDLFICQPGEKMTWTVHEKIRKVFVINQ comes from the coding sequence GTGATCAAGCGTTACGACCCGTTGACCGTGGAACTGACCGAGAGTGAGAAGCCCGGCAACCCGCCGGCGCGCTCGGCGGTGCTGTACACCGCGGATGGCCAGAAGCACGGCGTGTGGGAAGCCGAACCCGGTGTGCACAACGGCTACCAGGGCCAGGAAACCGTCGTGATCCTGCAGGGTCGCGCTACGGTCACGGTTGAATCCGGGCAGACGGTCGAGGTCGGCCAGGGTGACCTCTTCATCTGTCAGCCCGGCGAGAAGATGACCTGGACCGTGCACGAGAAGATCCGCAAGGTGTTCGTCATCAACCAGTGA
- the leuA gene encoding 2-isopropylmalate synthase: MTTPETNSSSAVSPDAFSSVRTIATPSGAPNPGQPAWNTQRGSSMPVNRYQSFASEVEDIRLPDRTWPDKVIETAPQWCAVDLRDGNQALIDPMSPARKRRMFDLLVRMGYKEIEVGFPSASQTDFDFVREIIEDGAIPDDVTIQVLTQSRPELITRTFEACRGAKSAIVHFYNSTSILQRRVVFRADKDAIKKIATDAAELVLQEAKKYPDTNWRWEYSPESYTGTELSYAKEVCDAVTETLGATPQNPVILNLPATVEMATPNVYADSIEWMHRNLARRDSVILSLHPHNDRGTGVAAAELGYQAGADRIEGCLFGNGERTGNVCLVTLGLNMFSRGVDPQIDFSNIDEIRRTVEYCNQLPVHERHPYGGDLVYTAFSGSHQDAINKGLDAMKFDADAADTDVDDFLWQVPYLPIDPKDVGRTYEAVIRVNSQSGKGGVAYIMKADHGLVLPRRLQIEFSQAIQQITDGEGGEVSPKEIWDVFSEEYLAPILPLERMRQKVVASEVDGGTDTITAIVKINGEEREIVGAGNGPLAAFCDALGAVGFEVNVLDYSEHALSAGEEAQAAAYVEASIGGKTVWGVGIATSITTASLRAVVSAVNRAARG, encoded by the coding sequence ATGACCACCCCTGAGACCAATTCTTCTTCTGCTGTTTCGCCGGATGCCTTCTCGTCCGTGCGCACCATCGCCACCCCGAGCGGCGCCCCCAACCCCGGCCAGCCTGCCTGGAACACCCAGCGCGGCTCGTCGATGCCGGTGAACCGGTACCAGTCCTTCGCCAGTGAGGTCGAAGACATCCGGCTGCCCGACCGCACCTGGCCCGACAAGGTCATCGAAACCGCCCCGCAGTGGTGCGCGGTGGACCTGCGAGACGGCAATCAGGCGCTGATCGACCCGATGAGCCCGGCCCGCAAGCGCCGGATGTTCGATCTGCTGGTCCGGATGGGCTACAAGGAGATCGAGGTCGGCTTCCCGTCAGCCAGCCAGACCGACTTCGACTTCGTCCGCGAGATCATCGAGGACGGCGCCATCCCGGACGATGTCACCATCCAGGTGCTGACGCAGTCCCGTCCCGAGCTGATCACCCGGACCTTCGAGGCCTGCCGGGGCGCCAAGAGCGCGATCGTGCACTTCTACAACTCGACCTCGATCCTGCAGCGTCGCGTCGTGTTCCGCGCCGACAAGGATGCGATCAAGAAGATCGCCACCGATGCCGCCGAGCTGGTGCTGCAGGAAGCCAAGAAGTACCCGGACACCAACTGGCGCTGGGAGTACTCCCCGGAGTCCTACACCGGCACTGAACTGTCCTACGCCAAAGAGGTGTGCGACGCGGTCACCGAGACCCTGGGCGCCACCCCGCAGAACCCGGTCATCCTGAACCTGCCCGCCACCGTCGAGATGGCCACCCCCAACGTCTACGCGGACTCGATCGAGTGGATGCACCGCAACCTGGCTCGCCGCGACTCCGTGATCCTGAGCCTGCACCCGCACAACGACCGCGGAACCGGCGTCGCCGCAGCGGAATTGGGCTACCAGGCCGGCGCCGACCGGATCGAGGGCTGCCTGTTCGGCAACGGTGAGCGCACCGGCAACGTCTGCCTGGTGACGCTGGGCCTGAACATGTTCAGCCGCGGTGTCGACCCGCAGATCGACTTCTCCAACATCGACGAGATCCGCCGCACCGTCGAATACTGCAACCAACTGCCGGTACACGAGCGCCATCCCTACGGCGGCGATCTGGTCTACACCGCCTTCTCCGGCAGCCACCAGGACGCCATCAACAAGGGCCTGGACGCGATGAAGTTCGACGCCGACGCCGCCGATACCGACGTCGACGACTTCCTGTGGCAGGTGCCCTATCTGCCGATCGACCCCAAGGATGTCGGCCGTACCTATGAGGCCGTTATCCGGGTCAACTCGCAGTCCGGCAAGGGCGGCGTCGCCTACATCATGAAGGCCGACCACGGTCTGGTGCTGCCGCGGCGCCTGCAGATCGAGTTCAGCCAGGCGATCCAGCAGATCACCGACGGTGAGGGCGGCGAGGTCTCGCCCAAGGAGATCTGGGACGTGTTCTCCGAGGAGTACCTGGCCCCGATCCTGCCCCTGGAGCGGATGCGTCAGAAGGTGGTCGCCTCCGAGGTCGACGGCGGCACCGACACCATCACCGCGATCGTGAAGATCAACGGTGAGGAGCGCGAGATCGTCGGCGCCGGCAACGGACCGCTGGCGGCGTTCTGCGACGCCCTGGGTGCGGTCGGCTTCGAGGTGAACGTGCTGGACTACTCCGAGCACGCGCTGTCGGCCGGTGAGGAGGCGCAGGCCGCGGCCTACGTCGAGGCGTCCATCGGCGGCAAGACGGTCTGGGGTGTCGGCATCGCGACGTCGATCACCACCGCGTCGCTGCGGGCCGTCGTTTCGGCAGTGAACCGCGCCGCTCGGGGATAA
- a CDS encoding WXG100 family type VII secretion target, whose amino-acid sequence MPKLVVDFPQLQSAIDHMAEFGREVTEVLEEIDQAMAALRANWSGEASEAQEQSRRQWNDGAEQMKTSLEQLCKVAENAHKNYTDAVAKNGKMWAG is encoded by the coding sequence ATGCCGAAGTTGGTGGTGGACTTTCCGCAGCTGCAGAGTGCCATCGATCACATGGCCGAGTTCGGTCGTGAGGTCACCGAGGTGCTGGAGGAGATCGACCAGGCGATGGCCGCGCTGCGGGCCAACTGGTCGGGCGAGGCGTCCGAGGCGCAGGAGCAGTCCCGGCGGCAGTGGAACGACGGCGCCGAGCAGATGAAGACGTCGCTGGAACAGCTGTGCAAGGTCGCCGAGAACGCGCACAAGAACTACACCGACGCCGTCGCCAAGAACGGAAAGATGTGGGCGGGCTGA